Proteins from a single region of Butyrivibrio fibrisolvens:
- a CDS encoding DUF4832 domain-containing protein gives MVKDILTNIVLIILIILTIVVFIMLFGKDLGIYVDIGAIKESITSMFEKDNEEEPDTSASAATEASSSDDGIVTVASMYENTVTIEYELSDEVLYNPLMGYAPSAKTTDDEDVNIDKATLIYFEVTWADFEPEEGVYDFEKIETDNNLQEWRNAGKNAVLRFICDAPSDEDHMDIPQWLYKKTKDGKKYDTSYGKGYCPNYSNEDFIDAHNKAIAALGDYFSKDSFVRYVEMGSLGHWGEWHVNIDEDDKLPTMPNAEIRALYVDAYVDSFPGAKLLMRRPFAELPEGGGVYNDMVGAYKDTTEWLEWIGEGGAYEQTGEEGALVARPDIWKTAPVGGEFTSSIEMEEMLIGSYSTTSSLIKDSHMTFIGPKVPNGNDLSGAGVLRSQEVLKYIGYRYAVTTMEYGGDDNETAIGLRVSNEGIAPIYWDYSMCLYLKDQYGNIEKYEVDIDLMGLYGGQSEYVITTVPVPFDEITNYQILLGIEDPDTNEPAVYIATNAARTGFRTILL, from the coding sequence ATGGTCAAAGATATATTAACTAATATCGTTCTGATAATTTTGATTATTCTCACAATAGTAGTTTTTATAATGCTATTCGGCAAGGATCTCGGCATCTATGTTGATATTGGTGCCATCAAAGAATCCATCACCTCAATGTTTGAAAAAGATAATGAAGAAGAGCCTGATACTTCGGCAAGCGCTGCTACCGAGGCCAGTTCTTCTGATGATGGAATCGTAACTGTAGCATCAATGTATGAAAACACAGTTACCATAGAGTATGAGCTATCGGACGAAGTTCTTTACAATCCTCTTATGGGCTACGCTCCCAGTGCAAAAACCACGGATGACGAAGATGTGAATATAGATAAAGCAACGCTGATCTATTTCGAGGTTACCTGGGCAGACTTTGAACCCGAAGAGGGTGTATACGATTTTGAAAAGATCGAGACAGATAACAACCTTCAGGAATGGAGAAATGCAGGCAAAAATGCAGTTCTCCGTTTTATTTGTGATGCCCCTTCTGATGAAGATCACATGGACATTCCGCAGTGGCTTTATAAAAAGACTAAAGATGGAAAAAAATATGATACCTCCTATGGTAAGGGATATTGCCCCAATTACAGTAACGAGGACTTTATAGATGCACATAATAAGGCTATTGCGGCGCTTGGAGACTATTTTTCCAAAGATTCTTTTGTAAGATATGTGGAGATGGGAAGTCTTGGTCACTGGGGCGAGTGGCATGTAAATATAGATGAAGATGATAAGCTCCCTACGATGCCAAATGCTGAAATAAGAGCTTTATATGTTGATGCCTATGTAGATTCTTTTCCAGGTGCAAAGCTCCTTATGAGAAGACCGTTTGCAGAGCTTCCGGAAGGCGGCGGAGTTTACAATGACATGGTTGGAGCTTATAAGGATACTACTGAATGGCTTGAATGGATCGGAGAGGGCGGCGCTTATGAGCAGACAGGAGAAGAGGGTGCGCTTGTGGCAAGACCTGATATTTGGAAGACAGCGCCTGTTGGCGGTGAGTTCACCAGTTCCATCGAGATGGAAGAGATGCTGATAGGGTCATATAGTACCACCAGTTCTCTTATTAAGGACAGTCATATGACTTTTATAGGACCCAAGGTTCCTAATGGGAATGACTTGTCTGGAGCAGGCGTTCTTAGAAGCCAGGAGGTCTTGAAATATATTGGATATAGATATGCTGTTACAACAATGGAATATGGCGGCGATGATAATGAGACTGCCATAGGCCTTAGGGTGTCCAATGAGGGTATTGCGCCTATTTATTGGGATTATTCGATGTGTCTGTATCTAAAGGATCAGTACGGAAATATAGAAAAATACGAAGTTGACATTGACCTTATGGGTTTATATGGAGGTCAGTCTGAGTATGTTATAACTACAGTTCCGGTTCCTTTTGATGAGATTACAAATTACCAAATATTGCTCGGAATAGAAGATCCTGACACGAATGAACCGGCTGTATATATAGCTACAAATGCTGCAAGGACGGGCTTTAGAACGATTCTTCTTTGA
- a CDS encoding DUF1292 domain-containing protein — MLFSDIAMKINQRIENGEEITVDLDLDDGRKVTCATMIILTVAEKDYIVLLPLDKNGQNTDGNVWFYRYVSKGEGDAELGYISDDAEYEKVSEAFDEYLDEAEFDELVDLDDNGETIKS; from the coding sequence ATGCTATTTTCAGACATAGCCATGAAAATTAATCAGAGAATAGAAAATGGCGAAGAAATCACTGTAGATCTGGATCTTGATGATGGCAGAAAAGTTACTTGCGCAACGATGATCATCCTTACAGTTGCTGAAAAGGATTACATTGTGCTCCTTCCGCTTGATAAGAATGGTCAGAATACTGATGGAAATGTATGGTTCTACAGATACGTATCCAAGGGTGAAGGTGACGCAGAGCTTGGTTATATCAGTGATGATGCTGAATACGAGAAAGTTTCTGAAGCATTTGACGAGTATCTTGATGAGGCGGAATTTGATGAGCTCGTAGATCTCGATGACAATGGCGAAACAATAAAATCATAA
- a CDS encoding alpha-amylase family glycosyl hydrolase: MTQSIKLLKAKPYPLGMHVQGQDLIFSGKFNNETGCGIILYQSKDGVIDTSKPKIAPLTDQFRHGSLYSVRIPGGAGEYGAYQLMSGGLRYADPYSTKISGLEEFGTFRKNDEIYSVISDDDYDWGNDKNPHTPFSKSFIYLVNVRGYTMLDTSVPVRHRGTFLGLVRKIDYLKSLGVTAIELMPVYEQPSVLSRKSIELSHAPVHRDMTKARAMVNEVGILKQVDDADRLVNLWGFEPGFPFAVRSAFAVKGNDASEEFKDMVREFHRAGIEVIVQTYFADGLTHQEMQEIIRYWVSEYHIDGIHIKGRNINSTMLSQDPLLSDTKIFDYGFDYWQLYKGAPREPSKRNLAEYKDDFEFTARHFLKGDDNIIPSFLNLSQETGTSGGAVHYICNYDGARLVDLVTYDHKYNEANGENNTDGINDNVSWNCGVEGKSRRKDVTELRVRQMRNALTMLFLSQGTPMLFGGDEFCNSQDGNNNPYCQDNSTGWVEWKNFAKNKSLVDFTRFLTGLRSKYSIFTSPVPYRLMDYKAVGYPDFSYHGTEAWRPDLSAYSHTIAMLYCGLYSGKGQEHSFVYVAYNMHWEDKEFSLPELPMGCEWQILCDTSDMEVDYSTPRRARNLKDQAIAKLKARSICIFISKGEPVRTGRNKSYATNEPKPADADKQ, from the coding sequence ATGACACAATCTATTAAACTGCTGAAGGCAAAGCCTTACCCGTTGGGGATGCATGTTCAGGGTCAGGATCTTATTTTCAGTGGCAAATTTAACAACGAAACTGGATGCGGAATTATTTTATATCAGAGCAAAGATGGAGTGATAGACACTTCAAAGCCCAAGATAGCACCGCTTACAGACCAGTTCAGGCATGGATCATTATATAGCGTCAGAATTCCGGGGGGAGCCGGCGAATATGGCGCTTATCAGCTAATGAGTGGCGGTTTAAGATATGCAGATCCTTATAGCACTAAGATTTCAGGTCTTGAAGAGTTTGGAACATTTCGTAAGAACGATGAGATATACAGCGTGATATCCGACGATGATTATGACTGGGGCAATGACAAAAATCCTCATACCCCATTTAGTAAGAGCTTTATATATCTTGTAAATGTTCGCGGTTATACAATGCTTGATACAAGCGTTCCTGTAAGACACAGAGGAACATTTCTCGGACTTGTAAGAAAGATCGATTATCTTAAGTCTCTTGGAGTTACAGCTATTGAGCTTATGCCTGTATATGAGCAGCCTAGCGTTCTTTCAAGAAAGAGCATAGAGCTTTCACATGCACCTGTTCACCGTGATATGACCAAGGCAAGAGCAATGGTCAACGAAGTGGGCATTTTGAAGCAGGTTGATGATGCAGACAGACTTGTAAATCTGTGGGGATTTGAGCCGGGTTTCCCTTTTGCCGTAAGAAGCGCCTTTGCTGTTAAGGGAAATGATGCTTCAGAAGAATTCAAGGATATGGTAAGAGAATTCCACAGGGCAGGAATTGAAGTTATAGTCCAGACCTATTTTGCAGATGGTCTTACTCATCAGGAGATGCAGGAGATCATAAGATACTGGGTTAGTGAGTATCACATAGACGGTATTCACATAAAGGGCAGGAATATCAATTCTACTATGCTCTCACAGGATCCTCTTTTGTCAGATACCAAGATCTTTGATTACGGATTCGATTACTGGCAGCTTTACAAGGGTGCGCCTCGCGAGCCTTCAAAGAGGAATCTTGCAGAATATAAAGATGACTTTGAATTTACAGCCCGTCATTTTCTTAAGGGTGATGACAATATCATTCCTTCATTCCTTAATCTGTCTCAGGAGACAGGTACATCGGGCGGCGCTGTTCATTATATCTGTAACTACGATGGAGCAAGGCTTGTAGACCTTGTGACCTATGATCATAAATACAACGAAGCCAATGGCGAGAACAATACTGATGGTATAAATGACAACGTCAGCTGGAACTGCGGTGTGGAAGGTAAGAGCCGCCGCAAGGATGTCACCGAACTTCGTGTAAGACAGATGAGAAATGCTCTTACGATGCTATTTTTATCACAGGGAACTCCTATGCTTTTTGGCGGAGACGAGTTTTGCAATTCTCAGGATGGTAACAATAATCCGTATTGTCAGGATAATAGTACCGGATGGGTTGAGTGGAAGAACTTTGCAAAGAATAAGAGTCTTGTGGACTTCACAAGGTTTTTGACAGGGCTTCGCAGTAAGTACTCTATATTTACATCTCCTGTGCCGTACAGGCTTATGGATTATAAGGCTGTTGGATATCCGGATTTTTCATATCACGGAACAGAAGCATGGAGACCGGATCTTTCTGCTTACAGCCACACGATAGCAATGCTGTACTGTGGCCTTTACAGTGGCAAGGGTCAGGAACACTCCTTTGTGTATGTAGCTTACAACATGCATTGGGAGGATAAAGAGTTTTCGCTTCCTGAGCTTCCGATGGGGTGCGAATGGCAGATACTTTGTGATACTTCCGACATGGAAGTTGACTACAGCACGCCAAGGAGAGCCAGAAATCTTAAGGATCAGGCAATTGCCAAGCTTAAGGCAAGAAGCATATGTATTTTTATATCAAAAGGAGAACCGGTAAGAACTGGTAGAAACAAATCCTATGCAACAAATGAACCAAAACCAGCAGATGCAGACAAACAGTAA
- a CDS encoding DUF5662 family protein translates to MKIENVIGHFKTVSAHRRLVRRNCFKMGLYWQGLTHDLSKFSPTEFLQGCRYFQGDRSPNACERELNGHSLAWLHHKGRNKHHYEYWIDFSSKDSSSPYGVLPGKMPDRYIAEMIADRVAASRTYRKEAYTSADPLKYYLRVKQNPTPMHPYTIEKLELFLHMLADEGEDATFAYIKNVFLKKK, encoded by the coding sequence ATAAAGATTGAAAATGTAATAGGCCATTTTAAGACGGTATCTGCTCACAGAAGGCTTGTAAGACGTAACTGCTTCAAAATGGGACTTTACTGGCAGGGACTTACCCATGACCTTTCAAAGTTTTCGCCAACTGAGTTCCTTCAGGGATGCAGATACTTTCAGGGAGACAGATCTCCCAATGCCTGCGAGAGAGAACTTAACGGTCACTCCCTTGCATGGCTTCATCACAAGGGCAGGAATAAGCACCACTACGAGTACTGGATAGACTTTAGTTCCAAGGATTCAAGCTCGCCTTACGGTGTACTTCCCGGCAAGATGCCTGACAGGTACATTGCTGAGATGATAGCTGACAGAGTGGCTGCAAGCCGTACTTACAGGAAGGAAGCATATACCTCTGCGGACCCGCTTAAATACTATTTAAGAGTTAAGCAAAATCCTACGCCTATGCATCCTTACACGATCGAGAAGCTTGAGCTTTTCCTTCACATGCTTGCTGATGAGGGAGAGGATGCGACATTTGCATATATAAAGAATGTGTTTCTTAAGAAAAAATGA